In Cherax quadricarinatus isolate ZL_2023a chromosome 98, ASM3850222v1, whole genome shotgun sequence, the genomic stretch AACGTGCACATTTAATGACCTCGTTTGACCTTTAAAACGTGCACGTTTAATGACCGCGTTTGTCCTTTAAAACGTGCACATTTAATGACCTCGTTTGACCTTTAAAACGTGCACGTTTAATGACCTCGTTTGACCTTTAAAACGTGCACGTTTAATGACCACGTTTGACCTTTAAAACGTGCACGTTTAATGACCTCGTTTGACCTTTAAAACGTGCACGTTTAATTACCTCGTTTGACCTTTAAAACGTGCACATTTAATGACCTCGTTTGACCTTTAAAACGTGCACGTTTAATGACCGCGTTTGACCTTTAAAACGTGCACATTTAATGACCTCGTTTGACCTTTAAAACGTGCACGTTTAATGACCGCGTTTGACCTTTAAAACGTGCACGTTTAATGACCACGTTTGACCTTTAAAACGTGCACGTTTAATGACCTCGTTTGACCTTTAAAACGTGCACGTTTAATGACCTCGTTTGACCTTTAAAACGTGCACATTTAATGACCTCGTTTGACCTTTAAAACGTGCACGTTTAATGACCGCGTTTGACCTTTAAAACGTGCACGTTTAATGACCTCGTTTGACCTTTAAAACGTGCACGTTTAATGACCTCGTTTGACCTTTAAAACGTGCACGTTTAATGACCACGTTTGACCTTTAAAACGTGCACGTTTAATGACCTCGTTTGACCTTTAAAACGTGCACGTTTAATGACCTCGTTTGACCTTTAAAACGTGCACGTTTAATGACCACGTTTGACCTTTAAAACGTACACATTTAATGACCTCGTTTGACCTTTAAAACGTGCACGTTTAATGACCTCGTTTGACCTTTAAAACGTGCACGTTTAATGACATCGTTTGACCTTTAAAACGTGCACGTTTAATGATCACGTTTGACCTTTAAAATGTGCACGTTTAATGACCACGTTTGACTTTTAAAACGTGCACGTTTAATGATCACGTTTGACCTTTAAAATGTGCAcgtttaatgaccctagtgtattattattattataatcaaaaagaagcgctaagccacaagggctatacagctgaccctagtgtagtagatagactttaaaccccattaaccaaccaaccagtcttaactTCCAGCTGTCTCTCCCTAGTACTTGTTTCTCGTGTCAGTCTGTCCCTGTCAATTCctcctgagtattttgtatattgttatcatgtctcccctggttcttctgttgTGCACTGTTAAGTCTACTTCTGTTATCCTCTCATTTTAACTCGTTCCCCTTAGCTCTGCAACAAGTCTTGTTGAATAAAGGTCCCTGAAtgactattattataatcaaaaagaagcgctaaaccacaagggtctctaagattcctgaaggctactcttagatttgcATTAGAGTATTGGCTGCAGAGGTTGACGTGAGCCTGAGGTGATATACTAGGCGCTATGCTCACCTCTAGACCCCTCAGAGTGCAGCCTCTGTCTCCCCCACAGCCTGTACCCCATTTCCGGTCTTCTtgctccttctccagtcttcatgaCCCTTCATTTACCGGGGTTGAAATCAAGCAACCATCTCACCACTCGTGCAGTTCAATAATgctgtgtggatgtgggtgtatgtgggtggagGGTGATTAATATCCATCAATTTTAGGTAAGTAATACTCCATTTTGATTCATATTTGTTCACAGATGAATGATGAACGAAGTGGAGAATATGTCCACCCAGCACCTCCTGTCTCTACAACCACACACTCATGTCCCCACCGGTAACCTGTTGACCTCCACCGGTCATGTGACAGGCTCCACTGGTACACTGGAGGGAGGtggacaggagggagggagggtcttgGAGCAGAGTGATGTggacccattgttgctgtgtcaagTGAGTGGCAGCCATTCTGTCAGTCAAAGAGGCTCTCAAGAACACCATCTGTCAACTGAGGCAACACACCACTTatccactgcagcaacacacatgcCTACCCAAACAACACACCACCTGCCCACTGAATCAACACACCACTTACCCACTGAAGCAACACACCACGTGCCTACCGAGCCTACTCACCATTTACCAACCGAggctacccaccaccaccttcccccgGATGCAACACTCACCTATGCCACCCTCGATGCCCAGGGCAACATTGTGTTGCAGCATTTCAAGAGTGAAACTCAAAACCAGGCAACTCAGCAAGACATAGCTGTGGACCCCAAGGATGGGACCAGCTATGAAGTTGAGGGTATCCATGGGTCACACAGAACTACCACAGGGGCACCACGACTGGTGGTGGTCGGGGAGGGTGGGCCAGATgccatgacgtatatatatatccaaGGGGAGGGAGAGGCAGAGGCAGGACACATGGAATCAAGGGATGCACATACGATTACGCTGAATTCTGCGGATGGTTCGACGCTGCAGACACTACCTGCTGCGTACACACAGCATCTGGAACATACTTATGGTGATCTGGTGCTagtgggcagtgatggtggcagtggcggtgAGTTGGGTGATAGGGCAGCCGTCAGTGCCACCATAGGGGAAGTGACAGCAGGTGACAGTGGTGGTCAGCAAGATGAACAAGTGTTGCTGCTCTCTGTGGCACCGCTTAAGTTAGAGGAGAATGGTGGACGGGCGTCTTTATCCCTGCCAACCTGTTCCTCAGAGGTCACATCTACCATCGTGGGTGACATTGTGCCGGTTGGGAGAGGTCGTCGTGAGGGTGGCCGCCGGGAGGAAAAATTCCCCGACGATGAGATGAGTACTATAGAAGCAAGACTGGCTACAAGAGACTCCTTGTTACCACCCCGGCGCCATCGTCGCTGTGGAGATCCAGGTAAACTTACCTGTCCCATCTGCCACACCCAGTTCAAGTCAGGGCGGCAGTACCATGGCCACCTCCATGTCCACAGGGGCCAAGGCATATGGCACTGCGATATATGCGTTTACACCTGCGACTCTGCGGTGGAATTGAGACTGCATAAGGCGGAGTTACACCAAGATGCTCGACCCTTCAAATGCCCCACTTGTCATCTCAGTTTTCCCAAGAATTTGATGCTGGAGGATCACATTCGTTCGGTGCATAACAAGGAGCGCCCTTACACCTGCTCCTTTTGCACTAAGGGATTCTACCGCCCTCACGACCTCAAGATGCATTTGAACCTTCACTTAGGGATCAAAAGTAATGTTTGCCACGTATGTGGCCGCCAGTTCAGCCACCCGTCCAATCTAATTCGCCACCATCGACTACATACAGGTATTAAGCCATATGTGTGTGCCACTTGTGGAAAGCGATTTACACAGGTCACTCTGTTGCATAAGCATCGGACAAGTCACCAACCTGGAGCCGGGGTGTGTCCACTCTGTCCCTCTACTTTCCGAAGTGCAGCCGGCCTCAGGAAGCACTCGAAGTTAGAACACAAGAAGCCCATGACGCTGCAGGAAGCTGCCCGCATCATCCGTGGACAACGGAGCACAACTGGGAGAAGCTACTACTGCAGTGTCTGTGGTGCTCAGTTTTCTGTGAAGTCAGAATTGAAGACCCACGATCAACAGGAGCACAGCAAGAGCACAAAGCACCCGTGTGCATCCTGCAACAAGGTTTATTCTGTGGCTGAGGTCAAgacccacacctgcctcaccGCTGAGGAAGAGGAACAAAGAAACCGTGTATGTAGTCCTCAACATTCTACATCTCCAGAAAGTAGAATAACAGCTGTGACTTCTACCTCAACACTGCGCTCACCTTGCAACACCGCCAAGGGTCTGGATGAtgctgaggaggaggaagaatacCTGGTCATGTACATTACTCCTGAAGGAGAAAGCGTCTCATACGTTATGAAAAAAGGCAGCAAAATATCTGAAGTGTTGCAGGTTAATGCAACACAGCCTGACCAGCTTAACAATGATGGTTTCCCAAGACCAACTTTACCAGAGGAGACGATTATGATTAATGTGCAGGACCGACCTTCTCTGGCCCAACAAAATGACAACCAGGCAACTGAAGAGGCTCCCCAGGTGGATGAGGTCGTTCTCACACCCCAGGacagagtcaccaccaccacagatttACCCAATGATGACAACCCAGATTCCGTATTACCATTACACAGCATCAAGTTGGAACCCCAAACCTCGGAGGACATCCCCAAAGATACTCCCAAAATCCCCAACAAATCCCTTGTGCCCGTGACCAGTTCGCGTGTTTCTCAATCACCCAAAACCGAAAAACCAGCTAACCTGAGAGCCCTCTCTATCAAAACAAAAGTCGAGGAACTCGAAATTAAGGAGGAAAACTCTGAATCAGTGACAGATACCAAACCTCAACTAGTCTGCAACAACTGTGGCAAAGCCTTCCACAAGCAATGGAATTTCCAACAGCACATTGCAACCCATGATGCCTCATTGCACAGGTACAAGTGTGGCATGTGCAGCCTGACCTTCGCCTACCGttccacactgaacaagcacATGGACAAGCATCGTCCCACCTCAGAAGTTCACCAGTGTAAAGAGTGTGATAAGGTACGTTGCTGCATGTTCTTAGTATCTGAAGCATTTATGACTGAAAAATGTACGGTGATAATGACATCTGGAAAAATACACTTATGTAGAGTTCAGTTTATGattaagacacgtatgcaacagttgggtacgtTTATTGTTcaaatgttttgcctacacagtagcaTACTTCTAACCTgatgattataatcataattttGTAAAGGGGTGGAGTGTTAAGAAGTGATTTTTTATTATGATAAAGGggtaagcactaaacctgtaggattatacagctcctgtgggGGGGGGTGGGGAGATGGAAAGTACTCTAGCTCAGTTCATGGAACGAGAGCAAAGATCTAATTCCCTACATtaaagagcctctcaccagcatcaaggaacctcccttgaggggtaagccagtggaaggcctcggtcaggtggccaaaagctccagctgtgggtcatcgtgCGTCTAATAcacgcatcaggaaacacttatcctgtttcctgagaaaccttacccaacacttgtcctgttccctgacaagCCTAACCTACCCAGGCACTCGCCCCTATGCATTTAGTGCTTTCCTCATGAATGTATAATGATATTTCAGACGTACAAGTATCAAGCATCGCTGAaacagcatcacaagagagacCACGTAAGACATAGACCTTACGCATGTAATCTCTGCGGCAAAGACTTCTTCAGTAAGAGCGACTATAAATACCACATGAGGTCAGTCCCACCTTTCTAGTCTTTCAGTCTTGTTcataacccacatgggtttagtgcttaacatgaatttaaaaaaaattcagtCTTGTTTTACCCACAAATATTCTTTCATGTTATATGATCCATAgctttaatatacctttgatggaaaacaaaattttttttttaaaaacagaGATAATTTCGAACatattaataaataaaattattaagtaGGGCAATAAAGTTTGTCTGGTTAGTAATAAATAAAAATCTTTATTGTCCGGTAAGATATATAGGCAGTCTTACATGAATAAGTCACTAGTTATTGTACTTCATACGATATACACATTGAGGTgtgtgtatatctcggtgtatatacactgataggtgtatatctcagtatatatacacttttaggtatttaaagtattcttgactggtggtgtacaggtgacgtgCAGCCTTAACAACCCTCGTGAAGtaaatagactttaaacctcattaaccaaccagtccTAATGACCCTTAAGTAGCAGatattttaaaccccattaaccaagcaTAGTGTCTGGGAAAATGGGCGGTACTTAAATCAGTTAGAACAAATTATTATATTCCAGGGTTCATAAGAAGGAACAGCCATACATGTGTTTTGCTTGTGGTCGTGAGTTCTCCCACATCTCTCATCTTCATCGACACGAGAGAGTTCACACTGGAGAAAGACCTCACAAATGTCCGGTGAGTAATATCTGAACATAACATAACATTTCGGAATagttattgtggaaatgtttcactAGCCTTTGGCTTCTTCCATCCAATGTGAAGAACAGTGgaaaatgaggagtttgaggtgatcagtccctcagcctggaattgatgtgttcattccctcagtcttggaggaggtacagcctctcctcacttaatgacggagcgGTTCCTAAGACTGTACTTCTGTAAAtgaatttgtcactaagtgaggagcatactataatggtggagggtttgtgtcaaccatctttaatattgttttaatgtcacctggagtatacctggagagggtttcaggggtcaatgccccccccACAGcctggcctgtgaccaggcctcatggtggatcaagacctgatcatCCAAGCTGTTACTATTGGCTGCACATTataacatttctgatatattttttaaatatttatacagtagtgtattgtatattgtaataaacagaatagaggaaatgagCTCTAATACACATTACGTATTTAGGTATACATACTGGTCAGTCATCAGTAAATGAGTATaaattgctaagtgaggagagactattTCATTCTAAGACTAGCACAAGTTCGCCCAAAATGCTGTGAATTATATGGGCTTTTCAATTctttatactgtactgtatttctgtattactgtattcttttattttattttattatcacaccggccgattcccaccaaggcagggtggcccgaaaaagaaaaactttcaccatcattcactccatcactgtcttgccagaagggtgctttacactacagtttttaaactgcaacattaacacccctccttcagagtgcaggcactgtacttcccatctccaggactcaagtccggcctgccggtttccctgaatcccttcataaatgttactttgctcacactccaacagcacgtcaagtattaaaaaccatttgtctccattcactcctatcaaacacgctcacgcatgcctgctggaagtccaagcccctcgcacacaaaacctcctttaccccctccctccaacccttcctaggccgacccctaccccgccttccttccactacagactgatacactcttgaagtcattctgtttcgctccattctctctacatgtccgaaccacctcaacaacccttcctcagccctctggacaacagttttggtaatcccgcacctcctcctaacttccaaactacgaattctctgcattatattcacaccacacattgccctcagacatgacatctccactgcctccagccttctcctcgctgcaacattcatcacccacgcttcacacccatataagagcgttggtaaaactatactctcatacattcccctctttgcctccaaggacaaagttctttgtctccacagactcctaagtgcaccactcactctttttccctcatcaattctatgattcacctcatctttcatagacccatccgctgacacgtccactcccaaatatctgaatacgttcacctcctccatactctctccctccaatctgatattcaatctttcatcacctaatctttttgttatcctcataaccttactctttcctgtattcacctttaattttcttcttttgcacaccctaccaaattcatccaccaatctctgcaacttctcttcagaatctcccaagagcacagtgtcatcagcaaagagcagctgtgacaactcccactttgtgtgtgattctttatcttttaactccacgcctcttgccaagaccctcgcatttacttctcttacaaccccatctataaatatattaaacaaccacggtgacattacacatccttgtctaaggcctacttttactgggaaaaaatttccctctttcctacatactctaacttgagcctcactatcctcgtaaaaactcttcactgctttcagtaacctacctcctacaccatacacttgcaacatctgccacattgcccccctatccaccctgtcatacgccttttccaaatccataaatgccacaaagacctctttagccttatctaaatactgttcacttatatgtttcactgtaaacacctggtccacacaccccctacctttcctaaagcctccttgttcatctgctatcctattctccgtcttactcttaattctttcaattataactctaccatacactttaccaggtacactcaacagacttatccccctataatttttgcactctcttttatcccctttgcctttatacaaaggaactatgcatgctctctgccaatccctaggtaccttaccctcttccatacatttattaaataattgcaccaaccactccaaaactatatccccacctgcttttaacatttctatctttatcccatcaatcccggctgccttaccccctttcattttacctactgcctcacgaacttcccccacactcacaactggctcttcctcactcctacaagatgttattcctccttgccctatacacgaaatcacagcttccctatcttcatcaacatttaacaattcctcaaaatattccttccatcttcccaatacctctaactctccatttaataactctcctctcctatttttaactgacaaatccatttgttctctaggctttcttaacttgttaatctcactccaaaactttttcttattttcaacaaaatttgttgataacatctcacccactctctcatttgctctctttttacattgcttcaccactctcttaacttctctctttttctccatatactcttccctccttgcatcacttctactttgtaaaaacttctcatatgctaactttttctcccttactactctctttacatcatcattccaccaatcgctcctcttccctcctgcacccactttcctgtaaccacaaacttctgctgaacactctaacactacatttttaaacctaccccatacctcttcga encodes the following:
- the LOC128702481 gene encoding zinc finger protein 27; protein product: MMNEVENMSTQHLLSLQPHTHVPTGNLLTSTGHVTGSTGTLEGGGQEGGRVLEQSDVDPLLLCQVSGSHSVSQRGSQEHHLSTEATHHLSTAATHMPTQTTHHLPTESTHHLPTEATHHVPTEPTHHLPTEATHHHLPPDATLTYATLDAQGNIVLQHFKSETQNQATQQDIAVDPKDGTSYEVEGIHGSHRTTTGAPRLVVVGEGGPDAMTYIYIQGEGEAEAGHMESRDAHTITLNSADGSTLQTLPAAYTQHLEHTYGDLVLVGSDGGSGGELGDRAAVSATIGEVTAGDSGGQQDEQVLLLSVAPLKLEENGGRASLSLPTCSSEVTSTIVGDIVPVGRGRREGGRREEKFPDDEMSTIEARLATRDSLLPPRRHRRCGDPGKLTCPICHTQFKSGRQYHGHLHVHRGQGIWHCDICVYTCDSAVELRLHKAELHQDARPFKCPTCHLSFPKNLMLEDHIRSVHNKERPYTCSFCTKGFYRPHDLKMHLNLHLGIKSNVCHVCGRQFSHPSNLIRHHRLHTGIKPYVCATCGKRFTQVTLLHKHRTSHQPGAGVCPLCPSTFRSAAGLRKHSKLEHKKPMTLQEAARIIRGQRSTTGRSYYCSVCGAQFSVKSELKTHDQQEHSKSTKHPCASCNKVYSVAEVKTHTCLTAEEEEQRNRVCSPQHSTSPESRITAVTSTSTLRSPCNTAKGLDDAEEEEEYLVMYITPEGESVSYVMKKGSKISEVLQVNATQPDQLNNDGFPRPTLPEETIMINVQDRPSLAQQNDNQATEEAPQVDEVVLTPQDRVTTTTDLPNDDNPDSVLPLHSIKLEPQTSEDIPKDTPKIPNKSLVPVTSSRVSQSPKTEKPANLRALSIKTKVEELEIKEENSESVTDTKPQLVCNNCGKAFHKQWNFQQHIATHDASLHRYKCGMCSLTFAYRSTLNKHMDKHRPTSEVHQCKECDKTYKYQASLKQHHKRDHVRHRPYACNLCGKDFFSKSDYKYHMRVHKKEQPYMCFACGREFSHISHLHRHERVHTGERPHKCPLCPKKFIQLVTLKIHLKKHEKKAPEESDIIGNSGNFSENNVGINLAMGGNMVSDSSTIVGLSHSMCNEDGAQLSAGTNAASLGIHTDQNSLAVTTNPDSLVGEGDSATAVDRSVVGDPASTLISPELTEGRLPPGTIILAQGDLNNTHDGGQFVTGMDGECIAIFVQETLE